The Spirosoma foliorum genome has a window encoding:
- a CDS encoding LacI family DNA-binding transcriptional regulator: MQKEVTIYDIAKQLQLSPATVSRALNDHPAINSNTKTLITSKALEMGYRSNLFASNLRRQRTNTIGVIVPRLDSSFMSTVLAGMEKVVNESSYNLIISQSLESVKKEVTNAKTMFDSRVDGLLVSLASDTENLDHFNPFFKKGIPLILFDRVVQQKNCTNIIIDNLKAGYDATTHLIQQGCKRIMHVSGSLKRNVYADRLKGYKLALLEHGLPSGDELERVTNLTRQDGLDVAAYIKRMPNPPDGLFISSDFCAVSCIGALKQSGFSVPNDIAVVGFNNDPVSLVIDPNLTTIHYPGQEMGEIAAQSLINHLNGLLRLSATNTILLNYDLIIRESSQRPKLS; the protein is encoded by the coding sequence ATGCAGAAGGAAGTAACTATCTACGATATCGCGAAACAGTTGCAACTCTCTCCAGCAACGGTGAGTCGGGCGCTGAACGATCATCCTGCCATCAATAGCAATACCAAAACGCTAATCACCAGTAAAGCCCTGGAAATGGGGTATCGTTCTAACCTGTTTGCCAGTAATCTGCGACGGCAACGGACGAATACCATTGGCGTTATTGTCCCTCGTCTGGATAGCTCCTTTATGTCGACGGTGCTGGCGGGGATGGAGAAAGTCGTGAACGAAAGCAGTTACAATCTGATTATCAGCCAGTCGCTCGAATCGGTAAAGAAAGAGGTGACGAATGCCAAAACGATGTTCGATAGTCGGGTGGATGGGTTACTGGTATCGCTGGCATCAGATACGGAGAACCTCGACCACTTCAACCCCTTTTTCAAAAAAGGCATCCCGCTCATTCTGTTTGACCGAGTTGTCCAACAAAAAAACTGCACCAACATCATTATTGATAACCTGAAGGCGGGTTACGATGCGACCACTCATTTAATTCAGCAGGGCTGTAAACGGATCATGCACGTTTCGGGTAGTCTTAAGCGGAATGTGTATGCCGATAGACTCAAGGGCTATAAACTGGCGCTGCTCGAACATGGCTTGCCGAGTGGCGATGAGCTGGAACGAGTTACCAATCTGACCCGTCAGGATGGTCTTGACGTTGCTGCCTACATCAAACGAATGCCCAATCCGCCCGACGGTTTGTTTATATCCAGCGATTTCTGCGCGGTCAGTTGCATAGGTGCGTTAAAACAAAGTGGTTTTTCTGTCCCCAACGATATTGCCGTAGTTGGTTTCAATAATGACCCCGTTTCGCTGGTAATCGACCCAAACCTGACAACCATCCATTACCCTGGTCAGGAAATGGGTGAAATCGCAGCACAAAGCCTGATCAATCATCTGAATGGTTTATTGCGACTGAGTGCTACGAACACTATCCTACTGAATTACGACCTGATTATCAGAGAGTCATCCCAACGTCCTAAACTTTCCTGA
- a CDS encoding glucuronyl esterase domain-containing protein, with protein MKKTAFLLIVYALISLSTFAQEPDSARRAFMAAQAIIQKESAADHAKMLAQLNISSLRPGPSGNPSAPNAANVDESQATPYTSLPDPLILKNGKKVTTAKQWWNKRRPEIVEDFDREMYGRVPKNVPNVTWKVVSETREMNGDFPVITKNLVGHVDNSTYPSINVDIELTLSTPANATSSVPVMMSYEFRFPPGFRMPVSTTTTSGSATQAAKPEPTWQQQLLAKGWGYAILYPTSYQADNGAGLTKGIIGLVNKGQTRKPNDWGALRAWAWGASRALDYFETDKAVNAKKVGIEGLSRYGKATIVTMAYEPRLAIAFVGSSGEGGVKIHRRKFGEQVENVASSAEYHWMAGNFIKYAGPLTPNDLPVDAHELVALCAPRPVFISSGSPKVEGNWVDAKGMFLGGAYAGPVYKLLGKKDLGTMEFPPIETALVDGDIAFRQHSGGHTTGPNWPTFLIYADRYLK; from the coding sequence ATGAAAAAGACAGCCTTTCTTCTGATCGTTTATGCCCTGATAAGTCTGAGCACTTTCGCTCAGGAACCCGATTCGGCAAGACGAGCCTTTATGGCTGCTCAGGCAATTATTCAAAAGGAATCGGCAGCCGATCATGCCAAGATGCTCGCACAGTTGAACATTAGCTCATTACGTCCCGGTCCATCGGGCAATCCGAGCGCACCCAATGCGGCTAATGTCGATGAATCGCAGGCTACACCTTACACGAGTCTGCCCGATCCGTTGATCTTGAAAAATGGGAAGAAGGTAACCACCGCCAAACAATGGTGGAATAAACGTCGGCCCGAAATTGTGGAAGACTTTGATAGGGAGATGTATGGCCGTGTTCCGAAGAACGTACCCAACGTCACCTGGAAAGTGGTCAGTGAAACCCGCGAGATGAACGGCGATTTCCCAGTTATCACCAAAAATCTGGTTGGACATGTGGATAACTCGACCTATCCGTCGATAAATGTGGATATCGAGCTGACGCTTTCGACTCCAGCTAACGCGACGAGCAGTGTTCCGGTTATGATGAGCTACGAATTCCGATTCCCACCAGGATTTCGCATGCCTGTTTCAACAACGACAACGTCAGGTTCGGCAACACAAGCGGCTAAGCCTGAACCCACCTGGCAGCAACAGTTATTGGCCAAAGGCTGGGGCTATGCAATTCTGTATCCCACGAGCTATCAGGCCGACAACGGAGCTGGGTTAACCAAAGGCATCATTGGATTAGTCAACAAAGGACAAACGCGCAAACCCAACGATTGGGGTGCGTTACGAGCGTGGGCCTGGGGTGCCAGTCGGGCACTGGACTATTTCGAAACCGACAAAGCTGTAAATGCGAAAAAAGTAGGCATAGAAGGACTGTCGCGATACGGAAAAGCAACCATCGTGACGATGGCGTATGAGCCCCGTTTGGCCATTGCGTTTGTCGGTTCATCGGGCGAAGGGGGTGTTAAGATTCATCGGCGTAAATTCGGTGAGCAGGTTGAGAATGTGGCGTCTTCGGCCGAATACCATTGGATGGCAGGCAATTTCATTAAATACGCGGGGCCATTAACACCCAATGATTTACCCGTCGATGCGCACGAACTGGTTGCCCTGTGCGCACCCCGTCCGGTGTTTATCAGCTCTGGTTCGCCTAAAGTTGAAGGCAATTGGGTCGATGCCAAGGGGATGTTTTTGGGCGGTGCTTACGCGGGTCCGGTTTACAAACTTCTGGGCAAGAAAGACCTGGGGACTATGGAATTTCCGCCCATCGAAACGGCTCTAGTCGATGGTGACATCGCCTTCCGCCAACACAGTGGTGGCCATACGACAGGCCCAAACTGGCCGACTTTTTTGATTTATGCTGATCGCTATTTAAAATAA
- a CDS encoding sialate O-acetylesterase, producing MKPYVLHRLSILYLGLLLASQLAFGQVKLPRLVSDGMVLQRDVPATLWGWAKAGESVSVTLNSKTSTAITGQDGKWKLQLPPMKAGGPYQIQIKASNELTLNDVLFGDVWLCSGQSNMVLPMERVKERYATEIAQANYPAIRHFFVPMRYNFQGPLEDVLPGRWESASPQNVMRFSAVAYFFAKDLYEKYHVPIGLINASVGGTPAEAWLSAEALKAFPEQLAMAEKVKDSTYVKGIQQSEQTAIRAWYTQLRQRDKGWQGEKNWANPAYDASNWPSMQLPGFWEDAGVPPGNGVVWFRKEIDVPASMTNKPAKLFLGRIVDADSVFINGVFAGTIGYQYPPRRYDLPANLLKAGKNTLVVRVINTNGKGGFIPDKRYELIADGQTIDLKGNWQYQVGATMPPLPGTTFFQYKPGGLFNGMIAPLVHYTIKGALWYQGEANTAHPSDYTQLLPALIADWRRNWQQTGATSGNFPFLYVQLANYLPANAQPVESQWAELREAQRKTLSVSNTAMAVITDAGEWNDIHPLNKETVGKRLALAAEKLAYSDTKVVYSGPLYQSMKREGNKIILTFSNVGSGLLAKGGGALKQFAIAGPDKRFVWANARLKGNQVVVWNDQIAEPTVVRYAWADNPEGANLYNKEGLPASPFTTDF from the coding sequence ATGAAACCGTACGTTCTACATCGATTGTCAATCCTCTATCTGGGCCTACTACTTGCCAGTCAACTAGCTTTTGGGCAAGTCAAACTTCCTCGTTTGGTTAGCGATGGAATGGTGTTGCAACGGGATGTACCGGCCACGCTATGGGGCTGGGCAAAAGCTGGCGAATCGGTAAGCGTAACCCTTAACAGCAAAACCAGCACGGCTATAACCGGGCAGGATGGCAAATGGAAGTTGCAATTGCCCCCCATGAAAGCCGGAGGACCGTATCAGATACAAATTAAGGCCAGTAATGAACTGACACTGAATGATGTACTCTTTGGCGATGTCTGGCTCTGTTCAGGACAATCGAACATGGTGTTGCCGATGGAACGGGTTAAAGAACGATACGCCACGGAAATTGCGCAGGCAAATTATCCGGCTATTCGGCACTTTTTTGTTCCCATGCGCTACAACTTTCAGGGTCCCTTGGAGGATGTATTACCGGGTCGATGGGAATCGGCTAGCCCCCAGAACGTGATGCGCTTTTCGGCCGTCGCCTACTTTTTCGCGAAAGACCTGTACGAAAAATACCACGTACCTATCGGGTTGATCAACGCCAGCGTTGGTGGGACTCCGGCGGAAGCCTGGTTGAGTGCAGAAGCTCTAAAAGCCTTTCCAGAACAGTTGGCGATGGCCGAAAAAGTGAAAGACAGCACCTATGTAAAGGGAATTCAGCAAAGCGAACAGACGGCCATTCGGGCCTGGTACACCCAATTACGCCAGCGGGATAAAGGCTGGCAAGGCGAAAAAAACTGGGCTAATCCTGCTTACGATGCATCGAACTGGCCGAGTATGCAACTGCCGGGTTTCTGGGAAGATGCGGGTGTGCCACCGGGCAATGGGGTCGTCTGGTTTCGAAAGGAAATCGATGTACCCGCCAGCATGACGAATAAACCCGCCAAATTATTTCTGGGCCGGATTGTGGATGCCGATTCGGTATTTATAAACGGCGTATTTGCTGGAACCATTGGCTACCAATACCCACCCCGGCGCTACGACCTACCCGCTAATTTGCTCAAAGCGGGCAAAAACACGCTGGTTGTTCGAGTGATCAATACAAACGGGAAAGGCGGTTTCATCCCCGATAAACGCTACGAACTCATTGCCGACGGCCAGACGATTGACCTCAAAGGGAACTGGCAGTATCAGGTGGGTGCCACGATGCCTCCCCTACCCGGCACGACCTTTTTTCAGTACAAGCCCGGTGGTTTATTCAATGGGATGATTGCCCCGCTGGTGCATTATACAATCAAAGGTGCTCTCTGGTATCAGGGGGAGGCCAATACAGCCCACCCTTCCGACTATACCCAACTCCTTCCGGCTTTAATTGCCGATTGGCGACGCAACTGGCAGCAGACGGGAGCCACTTCGGGCAATTTTCCATTTCTCTATGTCCAGTTAGCCAATTACTTACCGGCAAACGCCCAACCTGTTGAGAGTCAATGGGCCGAATTACGGGAAGCTCAGCGCAAAACGCTCTCGGTTTCGAATACGGCAATGGCCGTCATTACCGATGCGGGTGAGTGGAATGACATTCACCCATTGAACAAAGAAACCGTTGGCAAACGACTTGCCTTAGCAGCCGAGAAATTGGCTTATAGCGACACGAAGGTCGTTTACTCAGGTCCTCTCTATCAGTCGATGAAACGGGAGGGGAATAAAATCATCCTCACGTTTTCTAACGTCGGAAGCGGCTTGCTGGCCAAAGGCGGGGGCGCGTTAAAGCAGTTTGCCATTGCCGGTCCTGACAAGCGTTTTGTTTGGGCTAACGCTCGACTAAAAGGCAATCAGGTAGTTGTCTGGAACGATCAGATTGCGGAACCAACTGTAGTACGTTACGCCTGGGCTGACAATCCCGAAGGTGCCAATTTATACAATAAGGAGGGTCTGCCGGCATCGCCCTTTACAACCGATTTTTAG
- a CDS encoding family 43 glycosylhydrolase — protein MFISTKFTLSALSLLCLSAEIGVCQTAPTKPKPLVTDIYTADPSAHVFNGKIYIYPSHDIEANVPQDDEGGHFNMRDYHVFSMDNINGKVIDHGVALDIKEVPWAGRQMWAPDAAYKNGTYYLYFPVKDKEDVFRIGVATSKSPTGPFKAEPAPIPGSYSIDPAVFTDTDGKTYMYFGGIWGGQLQRWHTGKYDKSLSTDLKKDNQPALSAKVVRMSFQEESFGFDSASFRLACAKEEIIANVKPNPRSGAVESEELYQGGEHIVDEELYKEHSVIEHANAWIDGRFGGPIQSPISAI, from the coding sequence ATGTTTATCTCAACTAAATTCACCCTTTCCGCCCTGAGTTTGCTTTGTCTCAGCGCTGAAATCGGGGTTTGCCAAACGGCCCCTACTAAGCCTAAACCACTCGTTACCGACATCTATACGGCTGACCCATCGGCCCATGTATTTAACGGTAAGATTTACATCTACCCGTCGCACGACATCGAAGCCAACGTGCCACAGGATGACGAAGGGGGTCACTTCAACATGCGGGATTACCACGTCTTTTCGATGGATAACATCAACGGAAAGGTGATCGATCACGGCGTGGCGCTGGACATCAAGGAGGTGCCCTGGGCAGGTCGGCAGATGTGGGCGCCCGATGCCGCCTATAAAAATGGCACCTATTACCTCTACTTCCCGGTGAAGGACAAGGAGGATGTTTTCCGAATCGGTGTGGCTACCAGCAAATCGCCAACAGGTCCTTTTAAAGCCGAGCCCGCTCCTATTCCCGGCAGCTACAGCATCGATCCGGCTGTATTTACCGATACTGATGGTAAAACGTATATGTATTTCGGTGGAATTTGGGGTGGTCAACTTCAGCGCTGGCACACGGGAAAGTATGACAAAAGCCTGAGTACGGACCTAAAAAAAGACAACCAGCCTGCCTTGAGTGCCAAAGTCGTTCGAATGAGCTTTCAAGAGGAATCCTTTGGCTTTGACTCAGCCAGTTTTCGCTTGGCCTGTGCTAAAGAAGAGATCATTGCCAATGTTAAACCCAATCCACGTAGTGGGGCGGTAGAGTCGGAGGAACTCTATCAAGGTGGCGAACATATAGTTGATGAAGAACTTTATAAAGAGCATTCTGTAATTGAGCATGCCAACGCCTGGATTGATGGCCGCTTTGGCGGTCCGATTCAAAGCCCTATTAGTGCGATTTGA